CAAGAAAGTTAatgatcctgctgacaaacaacaaGCCAATCAACTAGCAAAGGGGCAAAGtataacctctttggcagagatatatattaatacatacgtaatatgaatgtgtgtgtttcgaGAGCAGCCACACTTTCTTTGAAAATGTTACACAGAAATAGTGATTAATGCCTCCATCACCTCCCTcgtaaaattatttttttaatctattttaagTGCAGTGGATATAGTAATGAGTGTCCATTGTGTGTAATATTTACAGATATTGCAAATACAGACTAAGCTATTGTTTATCACACTTGAAATTATTCAAACAAATTGACACTACTTGATAACTTGTGCTAAACATTACAAATAAGGATTTTGCTGTGTTGTGACACTTGATAACCACAGAGCCAAATGATCAGCGTGAACTATAAGGTCAAAGGAAATACATAGATACTGAATCCCAACTTAAGATTGAAATTCAGCACATCTGCTTTAGGCTCTGTACTGTCTTCACAGATTAGATGATGCATCGATCTCATGTGCCCTGATGAGTCAGGCATATGTGGTTCACACAGAGTCTATCTGTTGTGTTACCTGCCATTATGAAGAATTGGccagcacacgcacacatgcagtaCGCTCTCATGCACACTCCGACAGTAGGTGCACAGAGAGGGCTGTTGTATCACCAAGTTCTGCCTGCCTGCTGTGAGAAGTATACGCACCATGGGGATGCACACATCTTAAGGGGAAACTGTGTTATACCAGCTTCTACCTGCCTGCTGAGCTGGTAAAAACGTAAACAGAATTTGATGCAGTCCATAGTCTCAGTGATTCAGTGGGATTTCTCCTGGAGTTACCAATGGTctaagagggagagagggtggtGAGCGTATACATGAGCTACCCAGAGCTCTACAATGATGCAACAAGACAAAACACTGTCAGAAATTTGGGTAAACTCAGAGGCTCATGCTCTCACAGTATTTCTACATTCAACTGCAACTGCAATCAAATCATATGGAACAAAAGCAAAGTATGATTCAAAGTGTCAAATAAATAGCATTTTCTTCTGGTCAAGTCCTGGAGTAGTCTTCAATATGCTAGTCGAGAAATCTAGCCCAAATCTCAGGTTCAAATTTACCCTTCCAGATAATAAATCTAAGCAAAAAGCTAATTTCTCACAGGTCCCTGGTTTGGTAAGATAGGTGATGCTTTTCTTTCTAAATGATGAGCTTCACAATCTGCTAACAAACAGCTGATGCGAAATTGAATTTGCTGTATAATGCCCTAGTCTCTATGGCCCCAGTGATATTTCATTCATGCCTTGTCAAACAGAAAAAGCAACAGGGCGAAGGCATGAGAAGCTAAATCTCAGTCTGCGATTACAAGAAGCAGCGTACCCTCCTCCACACAAACCAGCACAAATCAGGATAGGGAAGGTACACTGTGACCTGCTGGGGAACACCAGGGCCCCAATGCTCAACCTTGGCCAACAGCCTAGTAACTTTTGGTCCCATTTCCACCTCTCTGGTTTCACCATTGTCATGTCAGCTTATCACAGGGTGGCAGAGACAGAGCTTTTATCACAAAATGCTGCCTCAATACTGGCTTATCTTGAAAGAGTCATTGGATGTTAGCaagaagagaaggggggggggtaattTTGTAATAAATAGCATTTTAACCTTGCATTAAGTGTTTCAGACAGTTACTTCTTGAGTACCCAGCAACAGGCAACTATGCTTGTAACAGCTGCACTGGCCCAACTGGCACTGCTTGTTAGTCAGTGTGTTCTTGTCTTTTTGGACCATTAACATACAGACAAATTCTGAGTTAACATACAAATCACAAGTTAGTGTTGATGTATGACATCCATCATAGGTTCTAATGGTTTTGATTCCACCCAGTATTAACATGAATGCAACACAATTTAATATTTGCACCTCATGCAATTTATTTTCCGTCATAGCCAGTGTTGCTAGAGAAAGCACACCCATCTCCCATTtcctcagacagacacagtttgAATAAATGCAACAGAGTGGATGACCTCAGCTGTTAACACTTTGATTCTTCAAGTGCATGTGTCTAAAAAAATATTACAGCTCTGCTGTTCTTCATTACATCATATTTTTCACTAGAAATAAGGTGAAATGTTGCTgatttcacttcctctgaaaaATTCCAACGTTCATGAAGTTTTACTCTTATGAGAAGGCTCTACAGCAGTGTCTCCTTTTTTATGATGCACTGCCAAGTGGCCAGACAGAAGAAATAATGTTGCAGCAcctgaaataacacatttgaaTCATATTaagcatttaaaatgaaaaacacacttcGTGGGAGTTCAGGTGCATGCAGGGAAGTGTATTTAGACTGTGAAAATACGACAGCATAAACGTGCATCACACAAATATCTCATCTCATCACATTATTGCCACAGGGGCAACTATGACAGTGATGTTTCCATTTTGCAACATAAGATCATCACATTCTAGCTGGAACATCTGCAGTGTGTCACATGGGGGCTGGAAGTTGCTTGGACTTAAGCagagaaatggaaaatagcCTCGTGTATGAAACCAAACGGAAGTGATCTTAAGACAGAAAGAGGTCAATTCAAAACCTATGCAGCGTCTCGCACTCCGTGTTTGAGAGGTCTGCAGGAATAGCTGTTACCTAATGTGAGTGTGGCCAGACAGCCACTCCACGGGGGAAAGCAACAAACAGTTTGGCGGGATACAGTGGGTGGACACTGGGTCTGTTTTGTGAGATCCAGTCGTGGGATCCTACAACAGTGACCGCAGCCGCGTCTGCAGCACAGTGGAGCGGACGTAACGTTATTTTGGCTCGAAGGTGTCGCTGGCACCGATCTGAGGCAAACACGTCTGTAAATGAGGATTTTCTCGAAGCAGAACAGTTCAATGTAAAAACGAGCACACGCCACTGAACACAATCATCGACTTGTTTGGTGTTTCTACTTCTCGCTGTTGTTTGTCTGCTCAACTTGTCATGACTGTGGCAAGTCAGCGCGATGACGGCAGCGCCACAAAGCCCAGAAAAATGTCCCCCACGCACAGTGTAGGTTAACTTAGCGTCCCCGTCTGCACATTGTAAACACGGTAGCCTCACTAACCAGGCTGCGTGTGGCTAAAAGTTAGCACGTTAGCCGGAACACGGCCTTTCTTGGCACAGGCTCACAACAAGAATGGCTGGCTTGTGGacgctagctagctagctagctagggTTCGCCGTAACAAAACGGGTTCGGGCCTGCGATTTTGCCACGGTGTTTACGCGCCTATAAGGGACGTGACATCGTGCTGTTGTCCGTGCACGGACTCGAAGCGTTCGTCAGTATCCCCCTGATTCGAACAAGGGATCCTGGTCACGGGCTCTGCGACGGAAAAGGCAACTGGAAGGGCTGAAAATGGGAAGTCAACACTTACCTAGCTTTACTTTCTACGCCATCTTGGATCCACTTGTCAGACCGTCGCAAAGCATAGTGGGATGTACTGATCTGAAGGTTGAGAGGactgcgtgtgcgtgtgtgtgcgtgtgcatttcTTTCTATGGCTGCTTGGATTTACCCACATTCTCTATAACTGGGATCACAAACATCACTGAACTGGTACTCACTAACTTCTTTgtataaaatatagaaatatatatatatatatgtatatatatatatacatatatatgtccAATAGCTACTTTGGctttttggaaagaaaaaaatatagaaaaatctatgaaatattaaattagAACGTATGACCAGGGgcgtgcacagacattttgaggGGCCAGTGCACTAACCTGAAAAAAAGACAACCATCACCATCCCCAACAGTCCCATGCCCGTGTAAATTGAAGCCATATGATTTTGCATCTTGATTGCAAACCACAATATTCAAGCATCTGTTTGTAAAGTGTCAGATGATAAGGGGCACAGGGCATCGCTTTGTATccttttaaacaaatatattttataaccaAATGATATAGTTTGTTCAATTGTTAGCAACGGTTGGGATACTCATAAATATGCAGCCACAATGataataaaaccttttatttaGTCAAAGAGGGGTAATTTAGTCAAAGATGGCAAATGGGCAGTTGCAGCTTATATAACCTGTGACCAAACCTTGTGGAGCAACCGAACACAGTGATTCTGTTGATTGCCTTTGCTTCAACATTGAGCGGATTCTCAATTATCAAACCCTTACCAGGCTGAACCTATATTAAACTCAAGGTGGGATGTCAATGAGTTTGTGTCTAAGCACAAGAGGGTCAGTCAACTGCTGAGGATGATAGGGGACAGAAAAAAGCTTAACAGCAAAGATCATCAGCTGATTGGAGTGTGAGGACTGACACAGTTGAGAATGAtttgcagaaataaataaaaaaatatcaaagagagaaataaaatcagtgatacaatacaaatgtattgctGAGAGGCTGATGTTAGTGAAGCTATAACAACTGAATAATAGTAAGGTGTCTCTATGCAAGGTTAAACTACAGTATGTAAGTGATATATCTCTTTTATGGAAGACATTTTGGCACATCATGGTAGGAAAagcatgtgttttcatttacatcCATGATGGCTGAAATGTATTCAGTGAACGGAAGCAGGTGTAGCTGAGCATCTTTATTGAGTGGAAAAAGCAAGTGATggcagtttaaatgtttttttctcagtctGTTGAAAAGAGCTTAAAGTGTGTTTGATATCACAGACATATGCCagacaaaatgaaatggaaGCAGTCTTGATCAAATTTATAGCTAAAAGTAAGTGGAGGTCACCgcttgaaaatatatttttaagatgtttttttttcagcattttgtctttaattCCTAAGTGATTATGGAGGGTGACTGAAAACATGGGGACAGAAGGAAGTACCATCCAACAGTGAGTCAGGACTCGGCTCAAACTGGGGAACAGCTAAAGGACAAAAAAGTCAGTGAAACAAATTCAAAAAGTGAGGAGAGCTCAGTCCTTACTTAGCAGTTACAGCAGTGAGCACAGATTAGATCCTGCATGAAGTGCTGTTCAGTTGTGTGCTGTTGTAGCTGTAAAGAATCTGAACTGTTAGATgtaaaaagaaaccaaacaggAAACGCCATCATCAAATTAAATTGCCCAGTCATGCTTGAAAATGAGGGGTATTTATGTTAGAACATTTTCGTTAGGTAGATTTTTGTGATAACATCTTGTCTTTTCATCAAATTGAGTGTTTGAAAGTTAAAACTAGTGATGTCATTTCCTCCTGATCCATACTGTATCACTTCCTCTTCCGCACTGAGCTGTCAGAATAATAGGTCAGAACAgattcattttcactgtgaaaCTGGAGGAATGAAAAATTCATTTCTACAAGTCTGCAACTTCATTGATATTTTCCAGACTTCAGTTGTACTGATAAACACGTGCAACTATTTTTCTGCAACTAAAAATGTGATTGTTTTACACCATTAACACCTTCATTAATGAGTGCTGCTCAAGCAAATGTGATCCCTCATTTAATGTCTTGATGATAACTGTCTAACTTACAAAGGTGTTGAAATCTAGAAAAGCGAAAGTGCATGTTTCACTGTATTTGTCACCAGTCTGTAAGTGGTGGACATCTAACTGACTGACTTTAGGCTGTATTCATCAAAATATAagtgtaaatggttgtatttctatattgcttttcagcatcttgcccaatgACACTTGCAGAttggaagactggggattgaacttccgatCTTCTGGTTGGAAaacaaccgctctacccctcagccacagtgtATAAAAAAATACTAGGTTAAAATAACCAGAATTTCCAGATCAGTAACAACAGTTAAAgggtttgtttatttctatgAACTGAATTTtgataattaatattaattaattcaacTGTATTGGATAGAACATTTTTTATGGACTCAGATGATGCAACCTTCTACAAAATATATTGTGTTGCAGTTGTGTTAAAGACAAAATCCTTGACATATTGTAACGCATGCCAATCTGCATACAATGATTGACTAAACAAGAGTCAATATTGTTTACATTGGTaagaagacataaaaaaaacagatattaGCCAAGATCCAGTCTCTGTGAGCTCTTACAGAAAGAAGCAAAGAGGAGGGGCGCTCATGTGTTTATTGTCGATGTTTTAACAGACAGTAAAAAATGAACACAGTTGAGTTGCTGTGTATGTGCTGCACAATTTTCTCCATTTATGACGTCGGAATAATGCTGCATTCACAGTCCGCtaatatattgtatattcaaAGACATTTCCACAGAGGGATTAACAAAAAATATggatcaaaacaaaaaacaacatatttctcCTTTTTCACTGCAGGTTGTGGATCATCTCTTCCTTGGCAATGAGATGAGTGGTCTTGTTGACCAGAGACATGAGAGAGTTGAGTTTGTGCGACCAGTCGTTGAGCAGGTCGTTGGGGTCTTTTGGCCTCTGAAAGTTGATGATGCCGGCCAGCCGGTCGACCTTGGCGTAGATGGTCTTGTTCACAACAAGGCTGGACAGGAACTCTTCAGATTCCTGATAAAATATTGGAGCACAAGGACATTGTAttaggatttttcttttttttcttttttcatccaaATCCTGCAAATTTACAGTACTTCTTTGGCTGAAATAAGGAAGCTTTTTTACGTCAACATAATCAGAACCTCACAATGAAACAacttattttataatatatataatataaatatttataatgtttttggAAATCAAGTTAGTTGTACCTAGTTGTCTCAACTATTACCACTCAATTGATAATTTCATACATTTGCGATTCATGCAAGTAGATGATGCAGTAGTCAATCACCGTACTGTATTTCAGAATATCtgataaatattttctttactttagtGAAGCCATGACAAAAATACATGTAATCCATCAAAAAAAATCAGTTCTTTTCTGTGCTGTTATTGGGAGCATCACTTTGCTCGATCTATTCAGTAAAACTGTTGCTTACATCAATGGAGAGGTCAAGGAGTCCAGCCATCCTCTTCATTGAGATTCTGGTGTAATATTTGGCCATTATTCTGATGTTCTGGGGGAAAAGGCAGAAACTATATTAATATACATATCTGCAGTTAAACAGCGAGGATTTCAGATCACAACCACACAAACCGGTTGGACCTAATAAACACAGTAtcttaaagcttcagtgtggAGAATTTAGTTACAACTAGAGGTGAAATTGTATATTGCAGCTGAaaactcctcatctcaccctccccttcccagcATGTAGGAAAAACTgcggtgaacttcagttgttatgaaaactcaaaaggttttagtttgtccagtttggacgacagtaaaaaacgtGGTGGCCTCCTCAGAGAGGACctccctccatgtaaatatataacgtttttagatataaagagcccattctatgttaaagaaaacaacaagtcataccatttagatgaaacacaccagtgaaaacatcactaggattattttatattcaatttctgccaaaaatccctttcacctaaatcttacacactggacctttaagtaggTTTTCAAAAAATAGCAGGTTGTCTTGTAATTTAGGATTAAACAATTATGTCACACAGTCAATCACAAAATTAGTTTCACTTGTCCTTTACTATTGTCTAAATGTACTGTATAAAAGGCAACTCGAGTTATGTTTTTATAACTAATGTAAATGACAACCCTCCAAAAGGATGtggaaaaatacatattttcacaATATACAAGTTCTTATTTTATTGCTGTATTTTCAAATTTAGATGAGCAGACTTTTGTGACTTACATGCTCCACCACTCTGTTCTTCAAGTCCTTCCAccttttctccccctcctctacATAAGCAAAGACGTCTGTGGCAGGGCTATCAGTTGAACCCTCTCTCAGCTCCTTCCCATAATCCTCTACCAGGGCAGCCCAGCGCATCAGCTCCATAGTGGTGAACTGCTTCAGAAGGTCCCTGGGAATAGAGGAGAACTATGTTGAAAACTCCCTGGCGTTCGCAACTTGCAGAGGGCATGCACGTGACATCACCATTTGTGACAGTTGCTATGGTTAATTCCCCTTAGCAGAAAACAAGGACACACAATTAAATCTTCAGACCACCAACTGGCAAATATGTCAAGTCATACAATACATTGTCATAGTAATGTTAATGCATATTTACTATTGTAGGAATTTGGTCCAAATCACATGATTTCTGCAACTTACTCACTGAATTTAAAGTGAAACCAACAGGCCAAGAGGCAGAAAGTATGTCTTACTTGTATTTGGGGATTTCCTCCAGTTTCTTGTCTGCACTGATTCTGTGCACAAGGTCTGACTGCTCATTATCATAAGGAGAAAGAATCACGTACAGCACCACACTCTTCAGGGCCTGAAAGACAAATGTATTGATTGTTTTCAACAGGCAACGAGTAAAGTAGTTTTGGAGCAggtattttattgttatatgtGAGCTACTGTTATTACAAATGtaatgtttcctctgcagccatGTTACTGTAAACAAGCAGAAATATACTTTACTGTGTTCTGCATCCACACTAAGCCCATGTACCTGCTGCCACTTGCTGCTGTCTTCCAAGATGCAGGGCGTGTCATAAATGGCCCGGTAGTGTTTGCAGATAGAAAGATAGGAGCCCTCGTGCTGGTCCACCTGAATCATCAGGTTGTAATACTTGAGCTTCAACTCCTAAAATTTCCCAAGGGACAAAAAGAAGAGTTATACACAAACCTACTCTGCTCAGATCAACCGAGGGAAAAAACATGCAGGAAAATCACTGAATGTATTTCAAATGGAGGTCGCTCAACGTGAGCGACCACAGCAGGATTTTGTTCTACTCGTGGCCTTTTTCTTACCTCACTGCCCTCCTCTTGGAAGAATTTGGTGTTAATTTTCTTGCTGATGATCTGAGTGCGAATGTAATCCTTGACAGCAATGCAGAGCCTCATCTGTTCCAAGATAAACTCTgccttctcctttttc
This is a stretch of genomic DNA from Paralichthys olivaceus isolate ysfri-2021 chromosome 8, ASM2471397v2, whole genome shotgun sequence. It encodes these proteins:
- the psmd12 gene encoding 26S proteasome non-ATPase regulatory subunit 12, with the translated sequence MAANVTEERSERSDGKIVKMEIDYSATVDQRLPECEKMAKEGKLQEAVESLLSLEKQTRTASDMVSTSRILVAVVQMCYEAKDWDALNENIMLLTKRRSQLKQAVAKMVQECYKYVDTVTDLTIKLRLIDTLRTVTAGKIYVEIERARLTKTLAGIKEQSGEVKEAASILQELQVETYGSMEKKEKAEFILEQMRLCIAVKDYIRTQIISKKINTKFFQEEGSEELKLKYYNLMIQVDQHEGSYLSICKHYRAIYDTPCILEDSSKWQQALKSVVLYVILSPYDNEQSDLVHRISADKKLEEIPKYKDLLKQFTTMELMRWAALVEDYGKELREGSTDSPATDVFAYVEEGEKRWKDLKNRVVEHNIRIMAKYYTRISMKRMAGLLDLSIDESEEFLSSLVVNKTIYAKVDRLAGIINFQRPKDPNDLLNDWSHKLNSLMSLVNKTTHLIAKEEMIHNLQ